One region of Chloroflexota bacterium genomic DNA includes:
- a CDS encoding DoxX family membrane protein: MATMLNRKGEVIQDPPLVQKLFTDSRAGWLWLLPRLWLGWQWIDAASHKISEPKWVQTGEALKGFWMNAVKIPETGRPPITFEWYRAFLQMLLDAEAYTWFAKLVSYGELLIGIALIIGAFTGIAAFFGGFMNWNFMMAGSASSNPMLFVIAVGLILAWKVSGFVGADFFLLRWVGTPWRGLKPVEAVPTPVGD, from the coding sequence ATGGCTACAATGCTCAATCGTAAAGGTGAAGTTATTCAAGACCCGCCGCTGGTGCAGAAGTTGTTCACCGACTCGCGCGCCGGCTGGCTGTGGCTCCTGCCCCGGCTGTGGCTGGGCTGGCAGTGGATTGACGCGGCCTCGCACAAAATCAGCGAACCCAAGTGGGTGCAGACCGGTGAGGCCCTCAAGGGCTTTTGGATGAACGCGGTGAAGATCCCTGAAACGGGCCGCCCGCCGATCACTTTCGAGTGGTATCGCGCTTTCCTTCAAATGTTGCTGGACGCCGAGGCCTACACCTGGTTCGCCAAGCTGGTGTCTTACGGCGAACTCCTGATCGGCATCGCCTTGATCATCGGCGCGTTCACCGGCATCGCCGCCTTCTTCGGCGGTTTCATGAATTGGAATTTCATGATGGCCGGCTCGGCCAGCAGCAACCCCATGCTGTTCGTCATCGCCGTCGGCCTCATCCTGGCCTGGAAGGTGTCGGGCTTCGTCGGCGCAGATTTCTTCCTGCTCCGCTGGGTCGGCACTCCGTGGCGCGGCCTGAAACCCGTCGAGGCAGTTCCAACACCTGTTGGCGACTGA